In Cotesia glomerata isolate CgM1 linkage group LG3, MPM_Cglom_v2.3, whole genome shotgun sequence, one genomic interval encodes:
- the LOC123261742 gene encoding uncharacterized protein LOC123261742, whose product MLQFDNDDNQYYVGEYELHDEPVVPEWIQATLETMIFDDTPTDNPEEICTLCQVNQRKAAFALCGHFCLCLRCKHGMDILRAEILRVNPNYRQPCITCRAPSEAIDIVRDIE is encoded by the exons ATGCTTCAATTTGACAACGACGATAATCAGTATTATG tAGGCGAATATGAGCTTCACGACGAGCCCGTCGTTCCAGAGTGGATCCAAGCTACCCTCGAAACAATGATTTTCGATGATACTCCTACCGATAATCCAGAGGAAATTTGTACTTTGTGTCAAGTGAATCAACGAAAAGCAGCATTTGCTTTATGTGGACACTTCTGCTTGTGTCTTCGGTGTAAACATGGAATGGACATTTTACGCGCAGAAATACTAAGAGTTAATCCCAATTACCGCCAACCATGCATAACTTGTCGTGCACCGAGCGAAGCGATTGATATAGTTAGGGACATCGAGTAA